Proteins encoded within one genomic window of Methanosarcina barkeri str. Wiesmoor:
- the tatC gene encoding twin-arginine translocase subunit TatC: protein MNSQHTGNGTTAATGKALGMNSYTSGVPGDIEEPLMAHLLELRNRLAIVLIWLCLGIIIAFPFSAKGMLLVWKDFINTDLYMTAYSPLEWTLARLKLCLVFALATSIPLLFYQLYKFAGKGLYPNEKRFFLKIIPASFLLFIFGASIGYFIVLPVMFKYILFYSGDMATAQLSVQDTLSAVTTILAGFGIVFQLPLLVVFTVKMGLIEYQTLKKQRVLVYSVIIAVSLFLSPDPTFIAQILVAFLLGVLFEFSLLLIRLF from the coding sequence ATGAACTCACAGCACACAGGCAACGGAACAACAGCTGCTACCGGAAAAGCCTTGGGGATGAATTCCTATACTTCCGGTGTCCCAGGAGATATCGAAGAACCTCTCATGGCCCACCTATTAGAGCTCAGAAACCGGCTGGCAATCGTTTTGATCTGGCTCTGTCTGGGAATAATTATCGCTTTCCCATTTTCAGCAAAAGGGATGCTGCTTGTCTGGAAGGATTTTATAAATACTGACCTTTACATGACAGCTTACTCGCCTCTCGAATGGACCTTGGCTCGCCTTAAACTCTGCCTCGTTTTTGCTCTAGCCACTTCAATTCCTCTGCTCTTTTACCAGCTTTACAAGTTTGCAGGCAAAGGGCTTTATCCAAATGAGAAGCGCTTCTTCCTCAAGATTATCCCGGCATCTTTCCTGCTTTTCATTTTTGGGGCCTCTATAGGTTACTTTATCGTCCTGCCTGTTATGTTCAAATACATTCTATTTTACTCAGGTGATATGGCTACAGCGCAGCTTTCCGTTCAGGATACTCTCTCAGCAGTGACCACAATCCTGGCAGGTTTCGGTATTGTATTCCAGCTTCCTCTGCTTGTGGTTTTTACCGTGAAAATGGGGCTTATAGAGTATCAAACACTTAAAAAGCAGAGGGTATTGGTCTACAGTGTGATTATAGCAGTTTCACTTTTCCTTTCGCCTGATCCTACATTCATTGCCCAGATCCTTGTGGCGTTTTTACTGGGGGTTCTCTTTGAATTCAGCCTGTTACTTATACGGCTATTTTGA
- a CDS encoding pentapeptide repeat-containing protein, which yields MLRHATFRHSTLGYATLRHSTLKYATLRYANI from the coding sequence ATGCTCAGGCATGCAACTTTCAGGCATTCAACTCTCGGGTATGCAACTCTCAGGCATTCAACTCTCAAGTATGCAACTCTCAGGTATGCAAATATATAG
- the tatC gene encoding Sec-independent protein translocase TatC has translation MSEAIENLSVILLTLRNKLLVIAGVLITGVIISFQFTGPLIEKMTVDLLPEGAKLVYVSPLEVMMLELKLSIIMGVLLTLPLIAFYAYRAISKRYSIKIPTSIGKSQFLFLCLAVVIMFVIGASYSYFLMLPIFLKFLYIDAAESGVTATYSIFKFISFIATTTAIFGLVFELPIILTFLTRNGFVKYRTLATYRKHIYILFLVSGATITPPDAFSQVMVAVPMVVFFEISMVIVRLIGVKNKLSKPDPSATAVGITKRN, from the coding sequence ATGTCTGAAGCCATTGAAAATCTCAGTGTAATTCTGTTAACCCTGCGAAATAAGTTACTTGTGATTGCTGGGGTCCTTATCACAGGCGTTATTATCTCTTTCCAGTTTACAGGCCCTCTAATTGAAAAAATGACGGTTGATCTTCTCCCCGAGGGCGCAAAACTGGTGTATGTATCTCCCCTTGAGGTAATGATGCTGGAGCTAAAACTCTCTATTATAATGGGAGTCCTTCTCACCCTGCCTCTCATTGCATTCTATGCTTACAGGGCAATCTCGAAGCGGTACTCAATTAAAATTCCGACATCTATTGGAAAAAGTCAGTTTCTCTTTCTGTGTTTAGCAGTTGTTATCATGTTTGTCATTGGGGCCTCGTACTCTTATTTCCTTATGCTGCCTATCTTTCTTAAGTTTCTCTATATTGATGCAGCAGAGTCAGGGGTGACTGCAACTTATTCGATTTTCAAGTTTATCTCATTCATAGCAACAACTACAGCAATCTTTGGTCTGGTTTTCGAACTCCCTATAATACTTACTTTCCTTACCCGAAATGGATTTGTAAAATACCGTACTCTTGCGACCTACCGCAAGCACATATACATTCTGTTCTTAGTCTCAGGAGCTACTATCACTCCTCCCGATGCCTTCAGTCAGGTAATGGTTGCCGTGCCCATGGTGGTCTTCTTTGAGATAAGTATGGTGATTGTGCGGTTAATTGGAGTAAAGAACAAGCTTTCCAAGCCTGATCCTTCAGCAACTGCAGTAGGGATTACGAAAAGAAACTAA
- a CDS encoding DMT family transporter, which yields MEPQHVKANIQIIAASVIYGFSGIFFMYVKNMAAGTVVFYQLLFGLLALVGYLAVTGKLSGIRLRGKRKTLILLGALNAGVMVSYYMAVSFINVSISVLLLYTAPFYVLLLAPLFLKEKLNKKNFFALILSLAGVVMVIGPENFVYGSGIEPAYLFGVLMGLFSGFFYACVTITSRYLRNEYSGLEQLFISTFVTLLLLLPFVKQASVTALIENLPVLLFLGVTITSVGSILYFTGLLHVKAQNASILSLLEPVSAIFFAYLLLKDPISAETLLGCVLILSSSFLASLEEESKTEEEPVFKEKLPAVP from the coding sequence ATGGAGCCGCAGCACGTAAAAGCAAATATCCAGATAATTGCCGCATCCGTCATCTACGGATTTTCAGGAATTTTTTTCATGTATGTAAAAAACATGGCCGCAGGAACTGTTGTGTTTTATCAGCTTCTTTTCGGGCTTCTTGCACTTGTGGGTTATCTGGCAGTTACTGGAAAACTGTCAGGAATCAGGCTCCGGGGAAAAAGAAAAACCTTGATACTGCTTGGAGCTCTCAATGCAGGGGTAATGGTCTCTTATTACATGGCTGTGAGCTTTATTAATGTCTCGATATCCGTACTTCTGCTTTATACAGCTCCTTTTTACGTTTTACTGCTTGCTCCTCTCTTTTTGAAGGAGAAACTTAACAAAAAGAATTTTTTTGCTCTGATTCTTTCTCTTGCGGGTGTAGTAATGGTAATTGGCCCTGAAAACTTTGTTTATGGATCGGGAATTGAGCCAGCATATCTTTTTGGGGTGCTTATGGGCCTTTTTTCAGGTTTTTTTTACGCCTGTGTTACCATCACTTCCCGCTATCTCAGGAACGAGTATTCAGGTTTAGAACAACTTTTTATCTCAACCTTCGTAACACTTTTACTATTACTTCCTTTTGTAAAACAGGCCTCAGTAACAGCTCTTATTGAGAATTTGCCAGTCCTCCTCTTTCTAGGAGTAACAATCACTTCAGTAGGTTCGATTCTTTACTTTACAGGGCTTTTACACGTCAAAGCCCAGAATGCAAGCATACTTTCTCTGCTTGAACCAGTAAGTGCGATTTTTTTCGCTTATCTACTCTTAAAAGACCCTATATCTGCTGAAACCCTTCTTGGCTGTGTCCTTATCCTTTCCAGCTCTTTCCTGGCAAGCCTTGAGGAGGAAAGCAAAACCGAAGAAGAACCTGTTTTCAAGGAAAAGCTACCTGCAGTCCCTTAG